A genomic segment from Triticum dicoccoides isolate Atlit2015 ecotype Zavitan chromosome 1A, WEW_v2.0, whole genome shotgun sequence encodes:
- the LOC119354360 gene encoding F-box/FBD/LRR-repeat protein At1g16930-like gives MEAAASAAVAAAKETALAAAAAASAASKEAAAAAAAVTEAAATVKEAAAKASAAALNAKEAAAVATAAGEAAAAAAANVAAATAALQASKKRKFHLVDDQDPPGSGNVDHISRVPDAVLGSIVSLLPTKEGARTQAISRRWRPLWLSSPLNLALDRGPNSKELITKILSEHPGPARRFSVCISQNDDKIEGWLSSPALDNLEEFELTYTFWGNNKDKLCLLPLSVFRFSPTIRVATFYGSHFPNLIAQLSLKFPCLKQLTLERVTISEDVLQGMLSGCPALESLELMKVFGIDRLCISSQTLKSLRFFAGWTSQGLFLHELVIEDAPCLERLLRLDPVGTKSIKIIGGAPKLAILGMLSEDISELHLGSSVFQKMIAVSLTTKMHTMRVLALRSTGPNLDAVVNFLKCFPCLERLYVIFKSWEVINNVRSYDPLDPIESLELHLKNVVLKNYDGTKSSSIDFAKFFVLNAKVLKEMKITLPYHRRHRWFAKQFSLLRVRSRASQDAQIEMRCGSHEYFTHIKRTHDLSTDDPFDLPSIGCSKCKEKGLGDAVYQI, from the exons ATGGAGGCGGCGGCCTCAGCTGCTGTTGCGGCTGCCAAGGAGACGGCGCTGGCTGCGGCTGCTGCGGCATCGGCTGCTtccaaggaggcggcggcggcggctgcggctgtgACGGAGGCAGCGGCGACCGTCAAGGAGGCGGCGGCGAAGGCTTCGGCTGCTGCGTTAAACGCGAAGGAGGCAGCGGCCGTGGCGACGGCTGCAGGGGaggcggcggctgccgccgccGCTAACGTCGCTGCCGCGACGGCAGCACTGCAAGCTTCAAAGAAGCGCAAGTTCCATCTTGTCGACGACCAAGATCCGCCGGGGAGTG GGAACGTCGATCACATAAGCCGTGTCCCCGACGCCGTCCTGGGCAGCATCGTAtctcttctccccaccaaggaaggGGCACGCACTCAGGCCATCTCCCGCCGGTGGCGTCCGCTCTGGCTCTCCTCTCCTCTGAACCTCGCGTTAGACCGTGGACCCAATAGCAAGGAATTGATTACAAAGATACTCTCTGAGCATCCTGGCCCCGCACGCCGCTTCTCGGTCTGCATCTCTCAGAACGACGACAAGATCGAAGGCTGGCTTAGTTCCCCAGCCCTGGACAACCTAGAGGAGTTCGAGCTTACCTACACGTTCTGGGGCAACAACAAGGACAAGTTGTGCCTGCTGCCATTGTCCGTGTTCCGCTTTTCGCCCACTATCCGCGTGGCCACATTCTACGGCTCCCATTTCCCCAACTTGATCGCGCAGCTGTCCCTGAAGTTTCCGTGCCTCAAGCAGCTGACCTTGGAAAGGGTCACCATCTCGGAGGACGTTCTCCAGGGCATGCTCTCTGGCTGCCCTGCCTTGGAAAGCCTTGAGCTGATGAAAGTTTTTGGCATTGATCGCCTTTGCATCAGCTCCCAAACTCTTAAAAGTTTACGCTTTTTCGCCGGCTGGACCAGTCAAGGTCTCTTTTTGCATGAGTTAGTCATTGAGGACGCCCCGTGCCTTGAGAGATTGCTACGTCTTGATCCAGTGGGCACAAAGTCCATAAAGATAATTGGTGGGGCACCTAAACTGGCGATATTGGGTATGCTGTCTGAAGATATATCTGAACTCCACCTTGGAAGTTCAGTTTTTCAG AAAATGATTGCTGTCAGTTTGACCACCAAAATGCACACCATGAGGGTTTTGGCTCTCAGATCTACTGGCCCTAATTTGGATGCAGTGGTTAACTTCCTCAAGTGCTTCCCTTGCTTGGAGAGGTTGTATGTCATT TTCAAGTCATGGGAGGTTATCAATAATGTCCGGAGTTATGATCCACTGGACCCAATTGAATCCCTTGAGCTCCATCTCAAAAATGTGGTGTTGAAGAATTATGACGGCACCAAGAGTTCATCTATTGACTTTGCCAAGTTCTTTGTTCTGAATGCAAAAGTGCTAAAGGAAATGAAAATCACATTGCCTTACCACCGCCGGCACAGATGGTTTGCTAAGCAATTCAGCCTGCTACGAGTCAGAAGTAGAGCTTCTCAAGATGCTCAAATTGAAATGAGATGTGGCAGTCACGAGTATTTCACACACATCAAGCGTACCCATGATTTGTCAACTGACGACCCCTTTGACTTGCCCTCCATAGGGTGCTCAAAGTGTAAAGAGAAGGGTCTAGGAGATGCGGTATACCAAATTTAA
- the LOC119284594 gene encoding calcium-dependent protein kinase 1-like, producing MSGEGEGEGERRVLDILAGSDDDSDGPAEDYSNFQIDEGYARRYEHKKRREALDRLKEKKKKEALVADPDDSDDDDSDDESDEDEAVAAASRRVDRRVLQVIRRIRSGDSAIFDKDAKVYSSSSEDEDEDGAEGEPKEGKKAKKERPLYLKDVNAQHLLEEGPEFAAQAGRGSKYDRIAYNELQRDGLKEFLEAEKKALGDGDDEEEDLFKAKQAEGDGGHSEEDEDEKQTEELLGEVFGDDDKLDDNEKFLKNYILNRPYLEPAPEKFSLDDIQEVSQEEDVIETQEDYEDIYNKLGNYKFRHEEVEASEGVVTDRVMGHPRVVEGSVRKKESSRKKQRKSKEERLARAKQEQAEELKHLKNLKKKEIAEKLEKIRMIAGIEGEAACKLGADDLEEDFDPEDYDRKMQEMFDDSYYGADEVDPGFGSGDDLDLVKPDFDKEDELLGLPKDWAPDGKEGSTATGEKKKNKELANGEEEGEKKKGKISLKDKVELEKELDEYYKLDYEDTIGDLKTRFKYRQVQPNSFGLETYEILQSDDRDLNQYVSMKKLAPYREDEWQGSKGAPSSGGLPLWKQVSISDALLTNEILVMRRIVENVAPHPNVISLHDVYEDAHGVHLVLELCSGGELFDRIIGRERYSEFDAAAVVRQIAGGLKALHKANIIHRDLKPENCLFSDRKEDSTLKIMDFGLSSVEDFSDPVVALFGSVDYVSPEALSRQEVSTASDMWSVGVILYILLSGCPPFHAATNQEKQQRILQGEFSFQEHTWKTITSSAKDLISSLLSVEPYKRPTASDLLMHPWVIGDCAKQDRIDAEVVSKLQRFNARRKLRAAAIASVLSSKVALRTKRLRSLLGTHDLTSEELDNLRQHFARICADGENATLTEFEQVLKAMKMDSLIPLAPRVFDLFDNNRDGTVDMREILCGLSSLRNSRGDDALRLCFQMYDADRSGCISKEELASMLRALPEECLPGDIAEPGKLDEMFDTMDANGDGEVTFDEFKAAMQKDSALQDVVLSSLRPGQQ from the exons atgagtggagagggggagggggagggggagaggagggTGCTGGACATCCTCGCGGGCTCCGACGACGACTCGGACGGCCCCGCCGAGGACTACTCGAACTTCCAGATCGACGAGGGGTACGCTCGCCGCTACGAGCACAAGAAGCGGCGCGAGGCGCTGGACCGcctcaaggagaagaagaagaaggaggccctcgtcgccgacccagacgactccgacgacgacgactccgacgacgagTCGGACGAGGACgaggccgtcgccgccgcctcccgccgcgtcGACCGCCGCGTGCTCCAGGTCATCCGCCGCATCCGCAGCGGCGACAGCGCCATCTTCGACAAGGACGCCAAGGTGTACTCCTCCTCGtcggaggacgaggacgaggacggcgCCGAGGGGGAGCCCAAGGaggggaagaaggccaagaaggagcggCCGCTGTACCTCAAGGACGTCAACGCTCAGCACCTGCTCGAGGAGGGCCCCGAGTTTGCCGCGCAGGCTGGCCGCGGCAGCAAGTATGACCGGATTGCGTACAACGAGCTCCAGAGGGACGGGCTCAAGGAGTTCcttgaggcggagaagaaggcattGGGGGAtggcgatgatgaggaggaagatCTGTTCAAGGCGAAGCAGGCTGAAGGAGATGGTGGCCACAGCGAAGAGGACGAAGACGAGAAGCAGACCGAGGAGCTGTTGGGTGAGGTTTTTGGGGATGATGACAAGCTGGATGACAATGAGAAGTTTTTGAAGAATTACATCCTCAATAGGCCCTACCTTGAACCAGCGCCGGAGAAGTTCTCGCTGGATGATATCCAGGAGGTCTCACAGGAAGAGGATGTGATCGAAACTCAGGAGGACTATGAGGATATTTATAATAAGTTGGGGAATTATAAATTCCGGCATGAGGAGGTGGAAGCTTCAGAGGGAGTGGTGACTGATCGGGTAATGGGACATCCCCGGGTTGTTGAGGGGTCTGTGAGGAAGAAGGAGAGCAGCAGAAAGAAGCAGCGCAAGAGCAAAGAGGAACGGCTTGCGCGAGCCAAGCAGGAGCAGGCAGAGGAGCTGAAGCATCTCAAGAATTTGAAGAAGAAAGAGATTGCTGAGAAGCTTGAGAAGATCCGGATGATTGCTGGAATTGAAGGGGAAGCTGCCTGTAAGCTTGGTGCAGATGACTTGGAGGAAGATTTTGATCCAGAGGATTATGACAGGAAAATGCAGGAGATGTTTGATGACAGCTACTATGGTGCTGATGAGGTTGATCCTGGGTTTGGAAGTGGAGATGATTTGGATTTGGTCAAACCTGATTTTGACAAGGAAGATGAATTGCTTGGGTTACCTAAAGATTGGGCACCTGATGGTAAAGAAGGGTCTACTGCCACTggtgagaagaagaaaaataaggagCTTGCAAATGGTGAGGAGGAAGGCGAGAAAAAGAAGGGGAAGATCTCTCTCAAGGACAAGGTGGAGCTTGAGAAGGAGCTTGATGAGTATTATAAGCTAGACTATGAGGACACCATTGGAGATCTGAAGACACGGTTCAAGTATAGGCAAGTTCAGCCAAACAGTTTTGGACTGGAGACGTATGAGATACTGCAATCAGATGACAGGGATCTGAACCAATATGTATCCATGAAGAAGCTAGCACCATATAGGGAGGATGAATGGCAG GGGTCAAAGGGCGCGCCGAGCTCGGGCGGCCTCCCGCTGTGGAAGCAGGTATCCATCTCCGACGCGCTGCTCACCAACGAGATTCTTGTCATGAGGAGGATAGTGGAGAACGTCGCGCCGCACCCGAACGTCATCAGCCTGCACGATGTGTACGAGGATGCGCACGGCGTACACCTCGTCCTCGAGCTGTGCTCGGGTGGCGAGCTGTTTGACAGGATCATAGGGCGCGAGCGGTACTCGGAGTTTGATGCGGCCGCTGTTGTTAGGCAGATTGCTGGTGGGTTGAAGGCTCTTCACAAGGCCAACATCATACACAGGGACTTGAAGCCAGAGAACTGCCTCTTCTCGGACAGAAAAGAAGATTCCACGCTGAAGATTATGGATTTCGGTTTGAGTTCTGTAGAAGATTTCAGTGACCCGGTTGTGGCGCTGTTTGGGTCGGTAGATTATGTTTCACCAGAGGCACTCTCGCGGCAAGAGGTTTCGACTGCAAGTGATATGTGGTCTGTTGGGGTGATTCTGTATATTCTTTTGTCCGG GTGCCCACCATTTCATGCTGCAACTAATCAAGAAAAGCAGCAAAGGATCCTGCAA GGTGAATTCAGTTTTCAGGAGCATACATGGAAAACAATAACTTCATCAGCCAAAGATTTGATTTCCAGTCTGCTTTCCGTTGAACCTTACAAAAGGCCCACTGCGAGTGAT CTTTTGATGCATCCTTGGGTGATAGGAGACTGCGCCAAGCAAGATCGCATCGACGCAGAGGTTGTCTCGAAACTGCAGAGGTTCAATGCTAGAAGGAAATTGCGGGCAGCAGCAATAGCCAGCGTCCTGAGCAGCAAAGTGGCATTGAGGACAAAAAGGCTGAGGAGTCTTTTAGGAACCCATGACCTTACCTCGGAAGAGCTAGATAACCTGAGGCAACATTTTGCAcggat ATGCGCAGATGGAGAGAACGCCACACTAACAGAATTCGAGCAGGTGCTGAAAGCAATGAAGATGGACTCGCTGATCCCTCTAGCTCCTCGTGTATTTGATTTGTTCGACAACAACCGTGACGGAACCGTGGACATGAGGGAGATCCTTTGCGGGCTCTCCAGCCTGAGGAACTCGCGGGGCGACGACGCTCTGCGGCTCTGCTTCCAG ATGTACGATGCCGATCGGTCGGGCTGCATCAGCAAGGAAGAGCTGGCTTCGATGCTCCGG GCGCTGCCTGAGGAGTGCCTCCCGGGGGACATCGCGGAGCCGGGGAAGCTGGACGAGATGTTCGACACGATGGACGCcaacggcgacggcgaggtcaCCTTCGACGAGTTCAAGGCGGCGATGCAGAAGGACAGCGCCCTGCAGGACGTCGTCCTCTCATCCCTGCGACCCGGGCAGCAGTAG
- the LOC119284585 gene encoding 60S ribosomal protein L30, whose amino-acid sequence MAPTKKAKKSGENINNKLQLVMKSGKYTLGYKTVLKTLRSSKGKLIILANNCPPLRKSEIEYYAMLAKISVHHFHGNNVDLGTACGKYYRVCCLSILDPGDSDIISTTTTTQ is encoded by the exons ATGGCTCCCACCAAGAAGGCG AAGAAGAGCGGGGAGAACATCAACAACAAGCTGCAGCTGGTGATGAAGAGCGGCAAGTACACGCTCGGCTACAAGACCGTCCTCAAGACGCTGCGCAGCTCCAAGG GGAAGCTGATCATCCTCGCGAACAACTGCCCTCCCCTTAGGAAGTCAGAGATTGAGTACTACGCTATGTTGGCGAAAATTAGCGTGCACCACTTCCACGGAA ACAATGTTGATCTTGGAACTGCCTGCGGCAAGTACTACCGGGTGTGCTGCCTCAGCATCCTTGACCCTG GTGACTCGGACATcatcagcaccaccaccaccacccagtgA